The following are encoded together in the Microterricola viridarii genome:
- the aceE gene encoding pyruvate dehydrogenase (acetyl-transferring), homodimeric type: protein MTVNDQDPYSVNNVDSDPEETAEWAESLNALVAAHGHERAREIMLSLLKRSKELHLGVPMVPTTDYINTIAPEDEAPFPGDEGIERRYRAWLRWNAAVMVHRAQRPGISVGGHISTYAGAASLYEVGFNHFFRGQDHPGGGDQIFIQGHASPGTYARAYLEGRLSEKQLDGFRQEKSQAPYGLSSYPHPRLMPEFWQFPTVSMGLGPINAIYQAQTNRYLTNRGIKDASDQQVWAFLGDGEMDEVESRGQLQVAANEGLDNLNFVINCNLQRLDGPVRGNGKIVQELESFFRGAGWNVIKVVWGREWDDLLARDNDGALRTLMNVTPDGDYQTYKTENGAYVRENFFGRDPRTLDLVKDLSDDQIWGLKRGGHDYRKIYAAFKAASEHKGQPTVILAKTVKGYGLGPSFEGRNATHQMKKMTLENLKTFRDAMHIPVTDAQLEENPYLPPYYKPADNDEAIQYLHERRRELGGYLPERRTAHTAISLPDDSAYAIAKKGSGTQEIATTMAFVRLLKDLIRSKDFGHRIVPIIPDEARTFGIDAFFPTAKIYNPNGQHYTSVDRELLLAYKESPQGQILHVGINEAGALAAFTNVGTSYATHGEPLIPFYVFYSMFGFQRTGDAIWAAGDQMARGFMIAATAGRTTLTGEGLQHADGHSLVLSATNPAVVSYDPAYGYEIGHIVRSGLERMYGGAHEDPNVMYYLTVYNEPIIHPAEPENLDVDGVVRGIYKLKDGTIAGPKAQLLASGVSVAWAIEAQELLAADWGVSADVWSVTSWSELRRDGLAADEHNFLYPEAEPKTPYVWQKLGAAQGPFVAVTDFSHSVPDQIRPFIPGTYATLGADDFGFSDTRAAARRFFKIDGPSMVVRTLQLLAARGEVDPGAPAQAIEKYRLHDVNAGTTGSAGGES from the coding sequence GTGACTGTCAACGACCAGGACCCTTACTCGGTCAACAACGTGGACTCCGACCCGGAGGAAACGGCCGAGTGGGCCGAATCGCTCAACGCGCTTGTCGCTGCTCACGGGCACGAACGGGCCCGCGAGATCATGCTGAGCCTGCTGAAGCGCTCCAAGGAGCTGCACCTCGGCGTGCCCATGGTTCCGACCACGGATTACATCAACACCATCGCCCCCGAGGACGAGGCCCCGTTCCCGGGCGACGAAGGCATCGAGCGCCGCTACCGCGCTTGGCTGCGCTGGAATGCCGCCGTCATGGTGCACCGCGCGCAGCGCCCCGGCATCTCCGTCGGCGGCCACATCTCCACCTACGCCGGAGCGGCTTCGCTCTACGAAGTTGGATTCAACCACTTCTTCCGCGGCCAGGACCACCCGGGCGGCGGAGACCAGATCTTCATCCAGGGCCACGCCTCCCCCGGCACCTACGCCCGTGCGTACCTCGAGGGTCGCCTGAGCGAGAAGCAGCTCGACGGATTCCGTCAGGAGAAGTCCCAGGCCCCGTACGGCCTCTCGTCCTACCCGCACCCGCGTCTGATGCCGGAATTCTGGCAGTTCCCGACCGTGTCGATGGGCCTCGGCCCGATCAACGCGATCTACCAGGCACAGACCAACCGCTACCTCACCAACCGTGGCATCAAGGATGCCAGCGACCAGCAGGTCTGGGCGTTCCTCGGCGACGGCGAGATGGACGAGGTCGAGAGCCGCGGCCAGCTCCAGGTCGCAGCCAACGAGGGTCTGGACAACCTCAACTTCGTTATCAACTGCAACCTGCAGCGCCTCGACGGCCCGGTGCGCGGCAACGGCAAGATCGTGCAGGAGCTCGAGAGCTTCTTCCGCGGTGCCGGCTGGAACGTCATCAAGGTCGTCTGGGGCCGCGAGTGGGACGACCTTCTCGCCCGCGACAACGACGGCGCCCTGCGCACGCTGATGAACGTCACCCCCGACGGTGACTACCAGACCTACAAGACCGAGAACGGCGCCTACGTGCGCGAGAACTTCTTCGGCCGCGACCCGCGCACCCTCGACCTCGTCAAGGACTTGAGCGACGACCAGATCTGGGGCCTCAAGCGCGGCGGCCACGACTACCGCAAGATCTACGCGGCGTTCAAGGCGGCATCCGAGCACAAGGGCCAGCCGACTGTCATCCTGGCGAAGACCGTCAAGGGCTACGGCCTCGGACCGAGCTTCGAGGGCCGCAACGCGACCCACCAGATGAAGAAGATGACGCTCGAGAACCTCAAGACGTTCCGTGACGCCATGCACATCCCCGTCACCGACGCGCAGCTCGAAGAGAACCCGTACCTGCCGCCGTACTACAAGCCGGCCGACAACGACGAGGCGATCCAGTACCTGCACGAGCGTCGCCGCGAACTCGGCGGCTACCTGCCCGAGCGCCGTACCGCGCACACGGCGATCTCGCTGCCGGATGACTCGGCCTACGCGATCGCGAAGAAGGGCTCCGGCACGCAGGAGATCGCCACCACCATGGCGTTCGTCCGACTGCTCAAGGACCTGATCCGCTCCAAGGACTTCGGCCACCGCATCGTGCCGATCATCCCCGACGAGGCCCGCACCTTCGGCATCGACGCTTTCTTCCCGACGGCGAAGATCTACAACCCGAACGGCCAGCACTACACCTCGGTCGACCGCGAACTGCTGCTCGCCTACAAGGAGAGCCCGCAGGGCCAGATCCTGCACGTCGGCATCAACGAGGCCGGCGCCCTGGCGGCGTTCACGAACGTCGGCACCAGCTACGCCACGCACGGCGAGCCGCTGATCCCGTTCTACGTGTTCTACTCGATGTTCGGATTCCAGCGCACCGGTGACGCCATTTGGGCAGCCGGCGACCAGATGGCCCGCGGCTTCATGATCGCTGCGACCGCTGGGCGCACCACGCTGACCGGCGAGGGCCTGCAGCACGCCGACGGCCACTCGCTGGTGCTCTCCGCCACGAACCCGGCCGTCGTCTCCTACGACCCGGCCTACGGCTACGAGATCGGCCACATCGTTCGCAGCGGCCTGGAGCGCATGTACGGCGGGGCACACGAAGACCCCAACGTCATGTACTACCTGACGGTCTACAACGAGCCGATCATCCACCCGGCCGAGCCGGAGAACCTCGACGTCGACGGCGTCGTGCGCGGCATCTACAAGCTGAAGGACGGCACCATCGCCGGCCCGAAGGCTCAGCTGCTGGCATCCGGTGTCTCGGTGGCCTGGGCCATCGAGGCACAGGAGCTGCTCGCCGCAGACTGGGGCGTCTCCGCCGATGTCTGGTCGGTCACCTCGTGGAGCGAGCTGCGCCGCGACGGCTTGGCCGCCGACGAGCACAACTTCCTCTACCCGGAAGCAGAGCCGAAGACGCCGTACGTCTGGCAGAAGCTGGGCGCCGCGCAGGGCCCGTTCGTCGCCGTGACGGACTTCTCGCACAGCGTGCCGGACCAGATCCGTCCGTTCATCCCCGGCACGTACGCGACGCTCGGAGCCGATGACTTCGGCTTCAGCGACACGCGCGCCGCCGCTCGCCGCTTCTTCAAGATCGACGGGCCGTCGATGGTCGTCCGCACGCTGCAGCTGCTCGCTGCGCGCGGCGAGGTCGACCCCGGCGCACCCGCGCAGGCGATCGAGAAGTACCGTCTGCACGACGTCAACGCCGGCACGACGGGATCAGCCGGCGGCGAGAGCTAG
- a CDS encoding PucR family transcriptional regulator: MATRPKTKEETLAWLRTLSGELSTATLKRLEETLPWYGDMPPGRRSAVGLVAQAGITSFISWYDDPASTPWIAADVFGAAPRELLRSVSLQQTLQLIRVVVEVVEDRIKDRGEGLHEAILLYSREIAFGAADVYARAAEARGLWDARLEALVVDSILAGEYDDELPSRIAALGWHGHGEVAVLVGTTPRMLDVDQLRRAARHMASDVLIGVQGNRLVLVIGRSQPPPGANTEAEDESKPSEPLISFMEMAVQLEPHFGLGHLVLGHEVPNLVDASKSAKAALAGFAVAHSWRHAPRPVQADDLLPERALAGDPLARATLIHRIYRPLQAHSTELLTTLWCYLDNGRSLEATARELFVHPNTVRYRLKRVSEVIGWDATGAREALILQSALIIGSISDHDGLRRRR; encoded by the coding sequence GTGGCGACGAGGCCGAAGACAAAAGAAGAGACGCTGGCGTGGCTGCGCACCCTCTCCGGGGAGCTGTCCACCGCAACGCTGAAGCGTCTTGAGGAGACGCTGCCCTGGTATGGCGACATGCCACCGGGGCGGCGCTCCGCCGTCGGCCTCGTCGCGCAAGCGGGCATCACCTCGTTCATCTCCTGGTACGACGACCCGGCCTCGACGCCGTGGATCGCCGCGGATGTGTTCGGGGCCGCCCCGCGTGAACTTCTGCGCTCGGTCAGCCTGCAGCAGACGCTGCAGCTGATCCGGGTTGTCGTCGAGGTCGTCGAGGACCGCATCAAGGACCGTGGCGAGGGCCTGCACGAGGCGATCCTGCTCTACTCGCGGGAGATCGCCTTCGGCGCCGCCGACGTCTACGCCCGCGCCGCAGAGGCCCGCGGGCTGTGGGACGCCCGGCTCGAGGCTTTGGTCGTCGACTCCATCCTCGCCGGCGAATACGACGACGAGCTGCCGAGCCGCATCGCGGCCCTCGGCTGGCACGGCCACGGCGAGGTCGCTGTACTCGTCGGCACCACGCCGCGCATGCTGGATGTCGACCAGTTGCGCCGCGCTGCCCGACACATGGCCTCAGACGTACTCATTGGAGTGCAGGGCAACCGCTTGGTGCTCGTGATCGGCCGCTCCCAGCCGCCGCCCGGGGCCAACACCGAGGCGGAGGACGAGTCCAAGCCGAGCGAACCCCTGATCAGCTTCATGGAGATGGCCGTGCAGCTGGAGCCGCACTTCGGCCTTGGCCACCTCGTGCTCGGCCACGAAGTGCCCAACCTGGTGGATGCCTCCAAGAGCGCGAAGGCGGCTCTGGCCGGGTTCGCCGTCGCCCACTCCTGGCGGCACGCCCCGCGCCCGGTGCAGGCCGATGACCTGCTGCCGGAGCGCGCCCTGGCCGGCGATCCGCTCGCCCGCGCCACCCTCATCCACCGCATCTACCGCCCCCTGCAAGCGCACTCCACCGAGCTGCTCACCACCTTGTGGTGCTACCTCGACAACGGGCGCTCGCTCGAGGCGACGGCGCGCGAGCTCTTCGTGCACCCGAACACCGTGCGCTACCGCCTGAAGCGGGTCTCCGAGGTGATCGGCTGGGATGCCACCGGCGCCCGCGAGGCCCTGATCTTGCAGTCGGCGCTCATCATCGGCTCCATCAGCGACCACGACGGCCTGCGCCGACGCCGCTGA
- a CDS encoding ACP S-malonyltransferase — translation MIVVVCPGQGSQTPGFLEPWLAEPQFAERLRALSDAAGTDLLAHGTVSDADTIRDTAIAQPLIVAAGILTLQALLADGRREKIAGIAGHSVGEITAAAGAGILSDDDALRFVGERGRAMAAAAALEPTGMSAVLGGDEAELLARLAELGLEPANYNGGGQIVVAGALPALATLAEEPPAKSRVIPLQVAGAFHTRYMVPAVAHLSEVAATLAPNDPTLPIWSNKDGALVSSGSRFVELLVGQVSSPVRWDLCMESFAAAGVTGIIELAPAGALTGLAKRALRGVPSVAIKTPDDLAAAFELIDNA, via the coding sequence GTGATCGTCGTCGTATGCCCTGGACAGGGCTCCCAAACTCCCGGCTTCCTCGAACCCTGGCTTGCTGAGCCACAGTTCGCCGAGCGCCTGCGTGCGCTCTCGGATGCCGCAGGAACCGACCTGCTCGCCCACGGCACAGTGAGCGACGCCGACACGATCCGCGACACCGCGATCGCCCAGCCGCTCATCGTCGCTGCCGGCATCCTCACCCTGCAGGCACTGCTTGCCGACGGCCGTCGCGAGAAGATCGCCGGCATCGCCGGGCACTCCGTCGGTGAGATCACCGCGGCAGCCGGCGCCGGCATCCTGAGCGACGACGACGCACTCCGCTTCGTCGGTGAGCGTGGCCGCGCCATGGCCGCAGCCGCCGCACTCGAGCCAACCGGCATGAGCGCCGTCCTCGGCGGCGACGAGGCTGAGCTCCTCGCCCGCCTCGCCGAGCTCGGCCTGGAGCCGGCCAACTACAACGGCGGCGGGCAGATCGTCGTCGCCGGCGCGCTGCCCGCCCTCGCCACCCTGGCCGAGGAGCCGCCGGCCAAGAGTCGCGTCATCCCGCTGCAGGTCGCCGGAGCGTTCCACACCCGCTACATGGTGCCGGCCGTCGCCCACCTCAGCGAGGTCGCCGCGACGCTCGCCCCCAACGACCCGACACTGCCCATCTGGAGCAACAAGGACGGCGCGCTGGTCTCCAGCGGCTCGCGCTTCGTCGAACTGCTCGTCGGCCAGGTCTCCTCCCCCGTGCGCTGGGACCTCTGCATGGAGTCGTTCGCCGCGGCAGGCGTCACCGGCATCATCGAACTGGCCCCGGCCGGCGCGCTCACCGGGCTCGCCAAGCGCGCGCTGCGCGGCGTTCCGAGCGTCGCCATCAAGACCCCCGATGACCTGGCTGCGGCCTTCGAGCTCATCGACAACGCGTAG
- a CDS encoding beta-ketoacyl-ACP synthase III translates to MTRPTLQQSHGPAYTRIYAVGAARGSVAVTNDDIAGPIDSSDEWIQQRTGIITRMRATADVSALDLATDAAREAIERSGVAPELIDAVIVATISNTQQTPSMAAVVADRVGANPAAAYDMNAACAGYAYGVAQADALIRSGAAHYALVIGAEKLSDVVDPTDRSISFLLGDGAGAIVIGPSEFPGISRTIWGSDGSKAHAVAMNSTLVDFRDGVSEWPTLRQEGQTVFRWAVWDMAKVAKEALAAAGITAADLAAFIPHQANMRIIDEFAKQLKLPESVAIARDIATTGNTSAASIPLATHRLLEEHPELSGGLALQIGFGAGLVFGAQVVVLP, encoded by the coding sequence ATGACCCGTCCAACACTGCAGCAGTCGCACGGACCCGCCTACACCCGCATCTACGCGGTCGGCGCGGCCCGCGGCTCCGTCGCCGTCACCAACGACGACATTGCCGGGCCGATCGACTCCTCCGACGAGTGGATCCAGCAGCGCACCGGCATCATCACCCGCATGCGGGCGACGGCCGACGTCTCTGCCCTCGACCTGGCCACGGATGCCGCCCGCGAGGCCATCGAGCGCAGCGGTGTCGCCCCTGAGCTCATCGACGCCGTGATCGTCGCCACCATCAGCAACACGCAGCAGACCCCGTCGATGGCTGCCGTCGTCGCCGACCGCGTCGGCGCGAACCCCGCCGCCGCCTATGACATGAACGCGGCCTGCGCCGGCTACGCCTACGGCGTGGCCCAGGCCGACGCGCTGATCCGCTCCGGCGCCGCGCACTACGCGCTCGTCATCGGTGCAGAGAAGCTCTCGGACGTCGTCGACCCCACCGACCGCAGCATCTCGTTCCTGCTCGGCGACGGCGCAGGCGCCATCGTGATCGGGCCGAGCGAGTTCCCCGGCATCTCCCGGACCATCTGGGGATCCGACGGATCCAAGGCGCACGCGGTTGCGATGAACAGCACCCTCGTCGACTTCCGCGACGGCGTCTCGGAGTGGCCGACCCTCCGCCAGGAGGGCCAGACCGTCTTCCGCTGGGCCGTGTGGGACATGGCGAAGGTGGCCAAGGAGGCCCTCGCGGCAGCCGGCATCACCGCAGCCGACCTCGCGGCCTTCATTCCGCACCAGGCCAACATGCGCATCATCGACGAGTTCGCCAAGCAGCTGAAGCTGCCGGAGAGCGTCGCGATCGCCCGCGACATCGCGACCACCGGCAACACCTCGGCGGCGTCGATCCCGCTGGCCACCCACCGTCTGCTCGAGGAACACCCCGAGCTGAGCGGCGGCCTCGCCCTGCAGATCGGCTTCGGCGCCGGTCTGGTCTTCGGCGCGCAAGTCGTGGTGCTGCCTTAA
- a CDS encoding acyl carrier protein, which yields MALSTEEVLAGLAELINDETGIATDTVELGKSFTDDLDIDSISMMTIVVNAEEKFDVKIPDEEVKNLKTVGDAVTFIVGAQA from the coding sequence ATGGCATTGTCCACCGAAGAAGTTCTTGCCGGCCTGGCCGAGCTCATCAACGACGAGACTGGCATCGCGACCGACACGGTTGAGCTGGGCAAGTCGTTCACCGACGACCTCGACATCGACTCCATCTCGATGATGACGATTGTCGTCAACGCCGAAGAGAAGTTCGACGTCAAGATCCCCGACGAAGAGGTCAAGAACCTCAAGACCGTTGGTGACGCTGTCACCTTCATCGTCGGAGCCCAGGCTTAA
- a CDS encoding beta-ketoacyl-[acyl-carrier-protein] synthase family protein: MTKKIVVTGIGATSPLGGTAPETWEALLAGVSGADTLPFEWVEQYELPVKFAARAKVRPEEVLERPVAKRLDPSAQFALISAMEAWADAGAPDVAPERLGVDFATGIGGIWTLLDAWDVLREKGPRRVLPMTVPMLMPNAASAAVSMHFGARAFARTVASACASSTESIVNAYEHLQAGYADVVIAGGTESAIHPITMASFSSMQALSKRNDDPSHASRPYSVDRDGFVMGEGAASLVLETEEHALARGVRIYAEVAGGGVTADSYHITANDPEGRGASRAVEKALELAGARPEDVTHINAHATSTPVGDIAEYAALKAVFGERVNEIPVSGTKGATGHLLGGTGALEAIFTILAIRDRVAPPTINLTTQDPEIPLTISGQPMPLGDGPQLAISNSFGFGGHNAVVAFRSV, encoded by the coding sequence ATGACCAAAAAGATCGTTGTTACAGGCATCGGTGCGACATCGCCCCTCGGCGGAACCGCACCAGAGACCTGGGAGGCACTGCTCGCCGGTGTCTCCGGCGCAGACACGCTCCCCTTCGAGTGGGTTGAGCAGTACGAGCTTCCCGTGAAGTTCGCCGCCCGCGCCAAGGTTCGCCCCGAGGAAGTGCTGGAGCGCCCCGTCGCCAAGCGCCTCGACCCGTCGGCACAGTTCGCCCTGATCTCTGCCATGGAGGCGTGGGCGGATGCCGGCGCACCCGACGTCGCCCCCGAGCGCCTCGGCGTCGACTTCGCCACCGGCATCGGCGGCATCTGGACCCTGCTCGACGCCTGGGACGTGCTGCGCGAGAAGGGCCCCCGCCGGGTCCTCCCGATGACCGTTCCGATGCTGATGCCGAACGCGGCATCAGCGGCCGTGTCGATGCACTTCGGCGCGCGTGCCTTCGCACGCACCGTCGCCTCCGCCTGCGCGTCCAGCACCGAGTCGATCGTCAACGCCTACGAGCACCTGCAGGCCGGCTACGCCGACGTCGTGATCGCAGGTGGCACCGAGAGCGCCATCCACCCGATCACCATGGCCTCGTTCTCGTCGATGCAGGCCCTCTCCAAGCGGAACGACGACCCGTCGCACGCCTCCCGCCCGTACAGCGTCGACCGTGACGGCTTCGTCATGGGCGAAGGCGCGGCCAGCCTCGTGCTGGAGACGGAAGAGCACGCCCTGGCCCGCGGCGTCCGCATCTACGCGGAGGTCGCCGGTGGCGGCGTCACCGCCGACTCGTACCACATCACCGCCAACGACCCGGAGGGTCGCGGCGCCAGCCGCGCCGTCGAGAAGGCGCTCGAGCTGGCCGGTGCACGCCCGGAGGACGTCACCCACATCAACGCGCACGCCACCAGCACGCCCGTCGGCGACATCGCCGAGTACGCCGCCCTCAAGGCCGTGTTCGGTGAGCGCGTCAACGAGATCCCCGTGTCAGGCACGAAGGGCGCAACCGGCCACCTCCTCGGTGGAACCGGCGCACTCGAGGCCATCTTCACGATCCTCGCGATCCGCGACCGCGTGGCACCGCCCACGATCAACCTGACGACACAGGACCCCGAGATCCCGCTGACCATCTCCGGGCAGCCGATGCCGCTCGGCGACGGCCCGCAGCTGGCCATCTCGAACTCCTTCGGCTTCGGCGGCCACAACGCCGTCGTCGCGTTCCGGAGCGTCTAG
- a CDS encoding DUF3145 domain-containing protein, with product MTAAPARQANAARGVIYVHSAPKAMCPHVEWAVGRALGRAVNFDWAGQPALDGCLRAEFYWEGERGMGAAIASALHGWEQLRFEVTEDAGSGSDGSRWMHTPSLGIVWVQVDSAGNMVVPEDRIRSAMQRAGTDALELHRELRLALGQEWDDELDVFRYASDFSPVIWLHKTG from the coding sequence ATGACGGCAGCACCTGCCCGTCAGGCGAACGCCGCGCGGGGAGTCATTTATGTCCATTCGGCGCCCAAAGCCATGTGCCCGCACGTCGAATGGGCCGTCGGACGCGCCCTGGGGCGCGCCGTGAACTTCGACTGGGCCGGGCAGCCCGCGCTCGACGGCTGCCTACGCGCCGAGTTCTACTGGGAGGGCGAGCGCGGCATGGGCGCCGCCATCGCCTCGGCCCTGCACGGCTGGGAGCAGTTGCGCTTCGAGGTGACAGAGGATGCCGGCAGCGGCTCTGACGGGTCGCGCTGGATGCACACGCCGAGCCTCGGCATCGTCTGGGTGCAGGTCGACAGTGCGGGCAACATGGTCGTGCCGGAGGATCGCATCCGCTCCGCGATGCAGCGCGCGGGAACGGATGCGCTGGAGTTGCACCGGGAGTTGCGGCTCGCCCTCGGCCAGGAATGGGACGACGAGCTCGACGTGTTCCGCTATGCCAGCGACTTCTCGCCGGTGATCTGGCTGCACAAGACCGGCTAG
- a CDS encoding PadR family transcriptional regulator, whose protein sequence is MSVRESLLAVLTLGPAYGAQLHSELLSRLGHRRDINVGQIYATLDRLGKSALVRDGGTTLDGLPLYELTPAGTLAAREWLSVVGPAQLDWNEMLDQLLVASSLPGAPLDSLIEQHRELWAAPLLREGGQESAQSALAAASEEELRAAALRWLDACEAASADSALARPLSDTRPRRGRRPAA, encoded by the coding sequence ATGTCGGTACGCGAGAGTTTGCTCGCCGTGCTCACGCTGGGTCCCGCCTATGGGGCGCAGCTGCACTCGGAGCTCCTGTCCCGCCTCGGCCACCGCCGCGACATCAACGTCGGCCAGATCTACGCCACCCTCGACCGCCTCGGCAAGAGCGCACTCGTGCGGGACGGCGGCACGACGCTCGACGGCCTGCCGTTGTACGAGCTGACACCGGCCGGCACCCTCGCCGCCCGGGAATGGCTGAGCGTTGTCGGGCCGGCCCAGCTGGACTGGAACGAGATGCTCGACCAACTGCTCGTGGCATCCTCGCTGCCCGGCGCCCCGCTCGATTCGCTGATCGAACAGCACCGGGAGCTCTGGGCGGCCCCGCTGCTGCGCGAGGGCGGGCAGGAGTCGGCGCAGAGCGCCCTCGCGGCCGCCTCAGAGGAGGAGCTGCGAGCAGCGGCCCTCCGCTGGCTTGACGCGTGCGAGGCCGCGTCGGCCGACAGCGCCCTGGCCCGGCCGCTCAGCGACACCCGTCCGCGCCGCGGGCGACGCCCCGCTGCCTAG
- a CDS encoding bifunctional 3'-5' exonuclease/DNA polymerase: MTIVLARNSPTEVVASTVGPLGELLGEARVLPFAQLAAFVAEREGRPEAERWVWSDSSRWYGDLLSAGVRVRRCHDLRLSHAILRNSTLTAHTAFARSEPTDWSLPAEPLSAHVVPAHSTLFDLGETMASGRGAANEDSVAEYRRQLMALSEVPDAGRLRLLLAAESVGALIAAEMRHAGLPWRTDVHDAILTEELGPRVPYGTRPARLEELAGRIRDILGDQSVNPDSPQNVLKALNRAGLMITSTNRWELAEQSHPVIAPLLEYKKRARLLTANGWTWMDQWIVNERLHPDYVPGGAATGRWATSGGGALQLPRQVRAAVTADPGWKLVVADAAQLEPRILAALSADTAMAAAGRGTDMYAGIVASGVVESRDHAKVAMLGAMYGATTGESGRLMPKLTRAYPRAIRLVEQAARAGERGELVTTWLGRSSPAPGEEWREAQRRASQPGANAAEESRARSRAREWGRFTRNFVVQGSAAEWALCWMGEIRNSLHAIQQRSSTPPARRAAASGAVFESIPHLVFFLHDEIIVHTPEEHADEVAAAVTEAAAFAGRLLFGDFPVDFPLGIAVVDRYADAK; the protein is encoded by the coding sequence GTGACCATCGTCCTTGCGCGCAACAGCCCCACCGAGGTCGTTGCGAGCACCGTCGGCCCGCTGGGCGAGCTTCTGGGTGAGGCGCGGGTGCTGCCCTTCGCCCAGCTCGCGGCTTTCGTCGCCGAGCGGGAGGGCCGGCCGGAGGCCGAGCGCTGGGTGTGGAGCGACAGCTCCCGCTGGTACGGCGATCTGTTGAGCGCCGGGGTGCGGGTGCGGCGTTGCCACGACCTGCGACTCAGCCACGCGATCCTGCGCAACTCGACCCTCACTGCGCACACCGCCTTCGCGCGCTCCGAGCCGACCGACTGGAGCCTGCCGGCGGAACCGCTCAGCGCGCACGTCGTCCCGGCGCACAGCACGCTCTTCGACCTCGGCGAGACCATGGCCAGTGGGCGCGGTGCCGCCAACGAAGACAGCGTGGCCGAGTATCGCAGGCAGCTGATGGCCCTCTCCGAGGTTCCGGATGCCGGCCGGCTGCGGCTGCTGCTCGCCGCCGAATCCGTCGGTGCTCTCATCGCCGCCGAGATGCGCCACGCCGGACTGCCGTGGCGCACCGACGTGCACGACGCGATCCTGACCGAGGAGCTCGGCCCCCGGGTGCCGTACGGCACCCGTCCGGCGCGGCTGGAAGAGCTGGCCGGCCGCATCCGCGACATCCTCGGCGACCAGAGCGTCAACCCGGACTCCCCGCAGAACGTGCTCAAGGCACTGAACCGGGCCGGGCTGATGATCACTTCCACCAACCGCTGGGAGCTCGCCGAGCAGAGCCACCCCGTGATCGCACCGCTACTTGAGTACAAGAAGCGGGCCAGGCTGCTGACAGCCAACGGCTGGACCTGGATGGACCAGTGGATCGTGAACGAGCGGCTGCACCCCGACTATGTGCCGGGGGGCGCGGCCACCGGGCGCTGGGCGACGAGCGGCGGGGGCGCACTGCAGCTGCCGCGGCAGGTGCGCGCGGCCGTCACCGCCGACCCGGGCTGGAAGCTGGTGGTGGCGGATGCCGCCCAGCTCGAGCCGCGCATCCTGGCCGCCCTCTCGGCCGACACCGCGATGGCCGCCGCCGGCCGCGGCACCGACATGTACGCCGGTATCGTCGCCAGTGGCGTGGTGGAAAGCCGCGACCACGCCAAGGTGGCGATGCTCGGCGCCATGTACGGCGCGACGACGGGGGAGAGCGGGCGGTTGATGCCCAAGCTCACCCGCGCCTACCCGCGGGCGATCCGCCTGGTGGAGCAGGCGGCGCGCGCCGGCGAGCGGGGCGAGCTGGTGACGACCTGGCTCGGGCGCTCCTCCCCGGCCCCCGGCGAGGAGTGGCGGGAGGCCCAGCGTCGCGCGAGCCAGCCCGGCGCGAACGCCGCAGAGGAGTCCCGGGCGCGCAGCCGGGCCCGCGAGTGGGGCCGCTTCACCCGCAACTTCGTGGTGCAGGGCAGCGCAGCCGAGTGGGCGCTCTGCTGGATGGGCGAGATCCGCAACAGCCTGCACGCCATCCAGCAGCGTAGCTCCACGCCGCCTGCGCGACGCGCTGCGGCATCCGGTGCCGTGTTCGAGTCGATCCCGCACCTCGTCTTCTTCCTGCACGACGAGATCATTGTGCACACGCCGGAGGAGCACGCCGACGAGGTGGCCGCTGCCGTGACCGAGGCCGCCGCCTTCGCGGGCCGGCTGCTGTTCGGGGATTTCCCGGTGGACTTCCCGCTCGGCATCGCCGTCGTGGACCGCTACGCCGACGCTAAGTGA